In the genome of Dehalococcoidia bacterium, one region contains:
- the larE gene encoding ATP-dependent sacrificial sulfur transferase LarE: MGVYPLPDLTAETQGKERRLKALLQEMGSVLVAYSGGVDSTYLAVVAHDVLGERALAVTAVSPAVPPEEVAEAQRLAQQFGFRHRLVQTHEVDDPRYRANSPLRCYFCKTELYTVLRPLAQAEGLAWILNGTITDDLGDYRPGLQAAREHGVRAPLAEAGLSKAEVRALSRARGLPTWDKPAMACLSSRIPYGTPVSVEALQRIGRAEAVVRSLGFRQVRVRHHESIARIEVEPADIPRLVEPGVRTRVVEALKALGYRYVTVDLVGYRTGSLNEVLHPHPTEERR; the protein is encoded by the coding sequence ATGGGCGTGTACCCTCTACCCGACCTGACAGCGGAGACGCAAGGCAAAGAGCGCCGCCTGAAGGCCCTCCTGCAGGAGATGGGGTCGGTGTTGGTGGCCTACTCGGGAGGGGTGGACAGCACCTACCTGGCAGTGGTGGCCCACGATGTGCTGGGGGAGCGGGCCTTGGCCGTTACAGCCGTCTCCCCGGCGGTACCTCCCGAGGAGGTGGCCGAGGCCCAGCGCCTCGCCCAGCAGTTCGGCTTCCGCCACCGCCTGGTCCAGACCCACGAGGTGGACGATCCCCGCTACCGCGCCAACAGCCCCCTGCGCTGTTACTTCTGTAAGACGGAACTGTACACCGTGCTGCGCCCACTGGCCCAGGCGGAGGGGCTGGCATGGATTCTCAACGGCACCATCACCGACGATTTGGGCGACTATCGTCCGGGCCTGCAGGCAGCGCGGGAGCACGGTGTGCGCGCCCCTCTGGCGGAGGCGGGGTTGAGCAAGGCGGAGGTGCGCGCCCTCTCCCGCGCCCGGGGTTTACCCACCTGGGATAAGCCCGCTATGGCGTGCTTGTCGTCCCGCATCCCCTACGGGACGCCCGTGAGCGTGGAGGCGTTGCAGCGCATTGGACGAGCGGAGGCGGTTGTGCGCTCCCTGGGCTTTCGCCAGGTGCGGGTGCGCCACCACGAGAGCATCGCCCGCATAGAGGTGGAGCCGGCCGACATCCCCCGCCTGGTGGAGCCGGGGGTGCGCACCCGCGTGGTGGAGGCCCTGAAAGCCCTGGGATATAGGTATGTAACGGTGGACTTGGTCGGGTATCGCACGGGAAGTCTCAACGAGGTTTTGCATCCTCATCCAACAGAGGAGAGACGATGA
- the larC gene encoding nickel pincer cofactor biosynthesis protein LarC, which translates to MKVRAAYLHLIGGVSGDMLLAALVDAGLPLSVLEGAFRALGVGGWRLETTRAQRGGVVGTHLRIQTDSSARVESWDAFRRILTASTLPRPLVEKALAALERLEQAEAHAHRQPRSHLHELGNLDTLLDIVGVVVGLAHFGVERVYASPLPVGSGLVRSEHGLLPVPAPATLALIAMAQAPVVPPSATEVGELVTPTGAALVTTLATFTRPIIQVERYGYGLGTREVLPVPNALAIWMGTVEEEVPPLVLLETNIDDMNPQLFGYVQERLFALGARDVWLQPLQMKKGRPGVLLSALVPAALEAEAVALLFRETTTLGVRTRPVYRHEAQREIRTVSTSLGAVPVKVKVWEGRPITLAPEYEACKRIAQERGLPLQQVMRQVAREAEQALGL; encoded by the coding sequence GTGAAGGTGCGGGCTGCCTATCTGCACCTCATCGGGGGCGTCAGCGGGGACATGCTGCTGGCGGCCCTGGTGGATGCGGGTTTGCCCCTGTCCGTCCTGGAGGGGGCCTTCCGCGCCCTGGGGGTCGGGGGATGGCGTCTGGAGACCACCCGCGCCCAGCGGGGGGGCGTGGTGGGCACCCATCTCCGTATCCAAACGGACTCTTCAGCCCGCGTGGAGTCGTGGGACGCCTTCCGCCGCATTCTGACCGCATCCACCCTGCCCCGTCCCCTTGTAGAGAAGGCTTTGGCCGCACTAGAGCGTTTGGAACAGGCCGAGGCCCACGCTCATCGCCAGCCCAGGAGCCACCTCCACGAGTTGGGAAATCTGGACACCCTGCTGGATATCGTGGGTGTGGTAGTGGGGCTGGCCCATTTTGGCGTGGAGCGTGTGTACGCCTCGCCCCTGCCGGTGGGCAGTGGGTTGGTGCGCTCCGAGCATGGCCTCCTGCCCGTGCCGGCGCCCGCCACCCTGGCCCTTATAGCAATGGCCCAGGCCCCTGTGGTCCCCCCAAGTGCCACCGAGGTAGGGGAACTTGTAACCCCCACGGGCGCTGCCCTGGTAACCACCCTGGCCACCTTCACCCGCCCCATTATCCAGGTGGAGCGCTACGGCTACGGCCTGGGGACGCGGGAGGTGCTCCCCGTCCCCAATGCGCTGGCGATATGGATGGGCACGGTGGAGGAGGAGGTGCCCCCCCTGGTGCTTTTGGAGACCAACATAGACGATATGAACCCCCAACTGTTCGGGTATGTGCAGGAGCGCCTGTTTGCGTTGGGGGCGCGGGATGTGTGGTTGCAACCCTTGCAGATGAAGAAGGGGCGGCCGGGGGTGCTTCTGTCGGCGTTGGTGCCGGCCGCGCTGGAGGCGGAGGCGGTGGCCCTGCTCTTTCGGGAGACCACCACCCTGGGGGTGCGGACGCGTCCTGTCTACCGCCACGAGGCCCAGCGAGAGATACGAACGGTGTCCACCAGCCTGGGGGCGGTGCCCGTGAAAGTGAAGGTGTGGGAGGGGCGGCCTATTACGCTGGCCCCCGAGTATGAAGCCTGCAAACGCATCGCCCAGGAGCGGGGCCTGCCCCTGCAGCAGGTTATGCGGCAGGTGGCGCGAGAGGCAGAGCAGGCCCTGGGGCTGTAG
- a CDS encoding glycosyltransferase family 4 protein produces MRLLVLTHHWLPNIGGLEIVAWEMARRLAHRGHQVTVVTSTVGLPRTGAIPFSSTQEGVHILRIPAWDGLERWWGIPYPLFAPSLVSTLRRLVPQYDLVLVHTHVFMSSVVGAWMARGYGKPLVVYQHTPFIRYPFPWGLMERGADAVLGRWPLRWAAAVVGVSRTVADYVQKERGRPVEAVIYPGVDTERFAPIASVEERKSLRRRLGLPEEAFIVLAVGRLTFKKGFDVLVEACTILRAQPDLQVLIVGDGPARPALVKRASEHGLTGLRFWGAAPMQTMSDLYRVADAFVLPSRTGEGFPLVILEAMASGLPVIATPLGGAREVVENGRTGFLVPPGDPEALAAVLSDLKQDPCLAPRLGAAARAQALSMDWERFTTRWEHLLTALVHRERF; encoded by the coding sequence ATGCGTCTTCTTGTCCTCACCCACCATTGGCTCCCCAATATTGGGGGGCTGGAAATTGTCGCTTGGGAAATGGCCCGTCGCCTTGCCCACCGGGGACACCAGGTAACTGTGGTTACCTCAACCGTTGGTTTGCCCCGCACCGGGGCCATCCCTTTTTCCAGCACCCAGGAAGGAGTTCATATTCTTCGCATCCCCGCCTGGGATGGTCTGGAGCGGTGGTGGGGTATCCCTTACCCCCTTTTTGCCCCCTCCCTGGTGTCCACTCTGCGCCGTCTTGTGCCCCAGTACGACCTGGTTTTGGTGCACACCCATGTCTTCATGAGTTCGGTTGTGGGTGCCTGGATGGCCCGTGGATACGGCAAGCCTCTTGTAGTCTACCAGCACACGCCCTTCATCCGTTACCCTTTCCCCTGGGGTCTAATGGAGCGCGGGGCCGACGCCGTGCTGGGACGCTGGCCCCTCCGATGGGCGGCGGCAGTGGTGGGCGTGAGTCGCACCGTGGCGGACTATGTGCAAAAAGAGAGGGGCCGTCCCGTTGAGGCCGTTATCTACCCTGGTGTGGATACGGAACGCTTTGCACCGATAGCCTCTGTGGAGGAGCGGAAGTCTCTGCGCCGGCGTTTGGGATTGCCTGAGGAGGCGTTTATTGTTCTTGCGGTGGGTCGTTTGACCTTTAAGAAAGGCTTTGATGTTTTAGTGGAAGCGTGCACTATTTTGCGCGCGCAACCTGACTTACAGGTTTTGATAGTGGGGGATGGCCCTGCCCGTCCTGCTCTTGTCAAGCGGGCGTCCGAGCACGGGCTGACAGGTCTGCGCTTTTGGGGTGCAGCACCGATGCAGACAATGTCTGACCTCTACCGTGTCGCCGACGCTTTTGTTCTCCCATCCCGGACGGGAGAGGGGTTCCCGCTGGTCATCCTGGAGGCGATGGCGAGCGGTTTGCCCGTGATCGCCACCCCCCTCGGAGGTGCACGAGAGGTGGTTGAAAACGGGCGGACGGGCTTTCTTGTGCCTCCAGGAGATCCGGAGGCCTTGGCGGCCGTCCTCTCTGATCTCAAGCAGGACCCTTGTCTGGCTCCCCGTCTGGGGGCCGCCGCCCGTGCGCAAGCTCTCAGTATGGACTGGGAACGCTTCACTACCCGCTGGGAACATCTTCTCACTGCCCTTGTGCACAGGGAGAGATTTTAG
- a CDS encoding glycosyltransferase family 2 protein: MWRALIPAMVGSEGSSLSEDTEKSTSPLLPRRPTTTVIVPAYNEEQGIGVVLEKIFRAIDEGYEVIVVDDGSTDNTAAVASRFPCRVIRHPVNRGKGEALKTGIAHAQGENIIWIDADDTYPAERIPDIAEALRNGADLVYASRQGGREHIPLFNRVGLALFRFLIRNLYGFTPQDPCTGLCGVKAVHIQRMALEARRFAIEPEIAMKAGRMRLRMMDLPIVYRPRIGRTKLSGIKAGLEDMGAILRFLFWRPPARRSLQVSSSQRLHKL; this comes from the coding sequence ATGTGGAGGGCGCTCATTCCGGCGATGGTGGGTAGTGAAGGCTCCTCCTTGTCGGAGGATACAGAAAAGAGCACATCTCCGCTCCTCCCACGCCGCCCCACGACCACCGTCATCGTCCCAGCTTATAACGAGGAGCAGGGGATTGGGGTGGTGTTGGAGAAGATTTTCCGGGCGATAGACGAGGGGTATGAGGTCATCGTGGTGGACGATGGCTCCACGGATAACACCGCCGCTGTCGCGAGCAGGTTCCCGTGCCGGGTGATTCGCCACCCCGTCAATCGGGGCAAGGGGGAGGCGCTGAAGACGGGTATCGCTCACGCCCAGGGGGAGAACATTATTTGGATAGACGCCGACGACACCTATCCTGCCGAGCGCATCCCCGATATAGCCGAAGCGCTCCGCAACGGGGCAGACCTGGTCTATGCATCCCGCCAGGGTGGGCGGGAGCACATACCTCTGTTCAATCGTGTGGGCCTGGCCCTTTTCCGTTTTCTGATACGGAACCTGTATGGCTTTACTCCTCAGGACCCCTGCACGGGGTTGTGCGGGGTGAAAGCAGTGCATATCCAGCGCATGGCTTTAGAAGCGCGCCGCTTCGCCATTGAACCGGAGATTGCTATGAAGGCGGGACGCATGCGCCTACGGATGATGGACTTGCCCATCGTTTACCGCCCGCGCATCGGCCGAACCAAACTGAGCGGTATCAAAGCTGGGCTGGAAGATATGGGTGCCATCCTCCGTTTCTTGTTTTGGCGTCCACCCGCCAGGCGATCGCTCCAGGTATCCTCATCTCAGCGCCTGCACAAATTGTAG
- the radA gene encoding DNA repair protein RadA → MPPKERRLYSCVHCGWESPQWLGFCRACGVQEPLVEASPSTPPPWVTAGGAPIELAHVEGEGAPRLPLPLPEVNRVLGGGIVAGSIILLAGEPGIGKSTLLLQIASALAAQGRVVYLAGEESPQQIASRARRMGIPGQGIILISDTCLDTLGSHLDTLSPRLLIVDSIQTVFTQEAEGFPGSIVQVRECTRRFLHWAKPRGVPVLLVGHVTKEGDVAGPQVLQHMVDAVLFLEGERRTALRLLRADKNRFGSTQEVAVLEMTAQGLREVADPSRYLLEGRSLAPGSAVAPLLVGDRPLLVEVQALTSPASGSSPRRDAVGYDERRLRSIVATLSQRAHFPISDQDITVKVVGGLRVDDPAADLAVALAIASSARDTALDPHTVFLGEVGLTGELRGVPQTERRLREAARLGFTSALVPPGEGGAVPEMTVHRVRTLRQALALAIPPKKRDPVDPLVALFRKDAEAMRIARNALALEERTPRGWLGFEWYEVEARKETLEKLVGTLVEVTLKTNSSTYYRLKDPEAVRRALKKMENPIQPEAHFSYGEGADYVEGAHSGDGG, encoded by the coding sequence ATGCCGCCCAAGGAGCGCCGTCTCTACAGTTGTGTCCACTGCGGGTGGGAAAGCCCCCAATGGTTGGGCTTCTGTCGGGCGTGTGGTGTTCAGGAGCCCCTGGTGGAGGCTTCTCCTTCCACGCCTCCCCCTTGGGTAACAGCGGGTGGAGCGCCCATAGAACTGGCCCATGTTGAGGGAGAGGGAGCACCTCGCCTCCCCTTGCCGCTTCCCGAGGTCAACCGCGTCCTGGGTGGGGGGATAGTGGCGGGGAGCATCATCCTTCTGGCAGGCGAGCCGGGCATCGGCAAGTCCACCCTTTTGCTGCAGATCGCATCTGCCTTAGCCGCGCAGGGGCGGGTGGTCTATCTAGCGGGCGAGGAATCCCCCCAGCAAATCGCCTCCCGCGCCCGGCGTATGGGCATCCCCGGCCAGGGCATCATCCTGATTTCTGACACCTGCCTGGACACCCTGGGGAGCCACTTGGACACCCTGTCGCCCCGCCTGCTCATCGTGGACTCCATCCAGACCGTGTTCACCCAGGAGGCCGAGGGGTTCCCGGGGAGCATCGTCCAGGTGCGGGAGTGCACGCGCCGCTTTCTGCACTGGGCCAAGCCCCGTGGGGTGCCGGTGCTCCTGGTGGGGCATGTAACCAAAGAGGGGGATGTGGCCGGCCCCCAGGTGCTCCAACACATGGTAGACGCTGTGCTGTTCTTGGAGGGGGAACGGCGCACCGCCCTGCGCCTGCTACGGGCCGACAAGAACCGCTTCGGCTCCACACAGGAGGTGGCGGTGCTGGAGATGACGGCCCAGGGCCTGCGGGAGGTGGCCGACCCCTCCCGCTATCTGTTGGAGGGGCGCTCCCTTGCTCCCGGCTCGGCGGTGGCACCCCTGCTGGTGGGCGACCGCCCCCTCCTGGTGGAGGTGCAAGCCCTTACCAGCCCGGCCAGCGGCTCCTCCCCACGGCGGGATGCAGTGGGGTATGACGAACGCCGCTTGCGGAGCATTGTTGCTACCCTCTCCCAGCGCGCCCATTTCCCCATAAGCGACCAGGACATTACGGTGAAGGTGGTGGGGGGCCTGCGGGTGGATGATCCCGCCGCAGACCTGGCCGTGGCTCTGGCCATCGCCTCCAGTGCCCGGGACACCGCCTTAGACCCGCACACCGTCTTCCTGGGGGAGGTGGGGCTAACGGGGGAACTGCGGGGGGTGCCCCAGACCGAACGCCGTCTGCGGGAGGCGGCCCGCCTGGGATTCACCTCCGCCCTGGTTCCCCCTGGGGAGGGGGGAGCAGTGCCCGAGATGACGGTGCACCGTGTGCGCACCCTGCGCCAGGCTCTGGCGCTGGCCATTCCCCCCAAAAAGCGAGACCCTGTGGATCCCCTTGTTGCCCTATTCCGCAAGGATGCAGAGGCCATGCGCATCGCCCGCAACGCTTTGGCTCTGGAGGAGAGGACGCCAAGGGGCTGGTTGGGATTTGAATGGTATGAGGTGGAGGCGCGGAAAGAAACATTGGAGAAGTTGGTAGGCACACTGGTGGAGGTTACTTTGAAGACCAACTCCTCCACCTACTACCGCCTGAAGGACCCGGAGGCGGTGCGCCGCGCTTTGAAGAAGATGGAGAATCCTATCCAGCCAGAGGCGCACTTTTCATATGGGGAGGGTGCTGATTATGTGGAGGGCGCTCATTCCGGCGATGGTGGGTAG
- a CDS encoding PQQ-dependent sugar dehydrogenase, producing MHRSWWSLILLVLVVGGALVPLSPHSTPQPEPPSPLAIEVVAQGLEVPWALAFAPDGRLFLTERPGRVRVVEGGRLREEAWAVLPVAAIGEGGLMGIALDPLFPAQPFIYLCYTYRRADGSLANRIVRLQEQDGRGINEQVLVDNIPGADIHNGCRLKFGPDGMLWATTGDARRPDLSQDPTSLAGKVLRMQKDGSPPSDNPFLGSLVYTLGHRNPQGLAFHPRTGEAWITEHGPIGNDEVNRLTPGANYGWPRVQGRAGDPRFADPVAAYTPSIAPAGATFLTSPRYPQWRGDFLFVTLGFGGGQSHLRRLDLDDAGTLLGQEALLTGVLGRLRDIVEGPDGYLYITTSNRDGRASPRPGDDKVVRLVPDPAPPAETLPVLLTPTPTAPTPPPEAPMRRTGASAVVLIGGILGAGAVVGLLLLLALRWRGERRG from the coding sequence GTGCATCGGTCGTGGTGGAGCCTCATCCTGCTGGTGCTGGTGGTAGGCGGTGCCCTTGTCCCCCTTTCTCCGCACAGCACACCCCAGCCCGAGCCCCCCTCCCCCCTCGCTATAGAGGTGGTCGCCCAGGGGCTGGAGGTGCCTTGGGCGTTGGCCTTCGCCCCCGACGGACGCCTCTTCCTGACGGAGCGGCCGGGGCGGGTGCGGGTGGTGGAGGGGGGGCGTCTGCGGGAGGAGGCGTGGGCGGTGCTCCCCGTGGCAGCCATCGGCGAAGGGGGGCTGATGGGCATCGCCCTGGACCCCCTTTTCCCTGCCCAACCCTTCATCTACTTGTGCTACACCTATCGCCGCGCCGACGGCTCCCTGGCCAACCGCATCGTGCGCCTCCAGGAGCAGGACGGGCGGGGCATCAACGAGCAGGTGCTGGTGGACAACATCCCCGGGGCGGACATCCACAACGGCTGTCGCCTGAAGTTTGGGCCCGATGGGATGCTATGGGCCACCACAGGGGACGCCCGCCGCCCGGACCTCTCCCAAGACCCCACCTCCCTGGCAGGCAAAGTTCTGCGCATGCAGAAGGATGGCTCGCCCCCGTCGGACAACCCCTTCCTCGGCTCCCTGGTGTATACCCTGGGGCATCGCAATCCCCAGGGGTTGGCCTTTCACCCCCGCACGGGGGAGGCGTGGATCACCGAGCACGGCCCCATAGGTAACGACGAGGTCAACCGCCTGACGCCGGGGGCGAACTACGGCTGGCCTCGGGTGCAGGGACGAGCGGGCGACCCCCGCTTTGCGGACCCCGTCGCCGCCTACACCCCCAGCATTGCCCCAGCCGGGGCCACCTTCCTTACCAGCCCCCGTTACCCCCAGTGGCGGGGCGATTTCCTTTTCGTAACCCTGGGATTCGGGGGCGGGCAATCTCACCTGCGCCGCCTGGACCTGGACGACGCCGGCACCCTCTTGGGACAGGAGGCCTTGCTGACGGGTGTTTTGGGACGCCTGCGGGACATCGTGGAGGGGCCGGACGGCTATCTGTACATCACCACCAGCAATCGGGACGGGCGAGCAAGCCCCCGCCCAGGGGATGACAAGGTGGTGCGCCTGGTGCCGGACCCAGCCCCGCCTGCGGAGACACTCCCCGTCCTCCTCACCCCAACGCCGACCGCCCCAACACCCCCTCCCGAAGCCCCGATGAGACGCACAGGGGCGAGCGCAGTGGTGCTCATCGGCGGAATCCTGGGGGCAGGGGCGGTGGTGGGACTTCTGCTGCTCCTGGCCCTGCGGTGGCGGGGGGAGCGCAGGGGTTAA
- a CDS encoding CoA transferase, with the protein MQPLDGLLVVDMGKALAPRYTALLLGDMGARVVRLERGEPPPAGLWHPFLARFFDRGKESALLDVHAPAGREVLYGVLGRADVLLHDLSLAEAEALGITGPALTQRFPYLVACRMPPFPWGWPQASQPADDAIVSAWTGIYGDQGGVESPPVCVFLPLPSYGAALQAAIAVTAALLVRQRCGRGQEVEVSLVDGALALQTGTIVAGPRIRPLAGGKRSPQGINPIYRLYAGSDGEWFFLACGNTTFWNKLCIALERMDWAANPALAHAPWGLPPDAYEPLTIALTDIFRQKPRAFWLDLLRRHDIPCAPALTREEFLEHPQVAHNGILLAVEDPLLGATRQMGVPVALSHTPGRVRGPAPLPGQHTAQVRAEAHLPPQPVPPARPFPSAPLEGIRVVDLAMYIAGAYCSALLADLGAEVVKVEPPTGDPFRPNAGAFQGWNRGKRGMVVDLTRPQGREVLARLVGRADVVVQNYRPGVAERLGADEASLRRINPRIIYCTVTGYGPHGPFSDRPAFDPLLQAQSGAMRAQGHPPVFLRVAITDYAAAMLGAWGVVLALWHRARTGQAQRVDSCLLNAAFAIQAGEFFFAPAKPRPTPIDQVGTGPGYRLYQARDGWLFVACTEAAQWRALWRTLGMEPPPPAEGDTPEGRRLCTLLEERFRQGEVAQWLSLLTQAGVPCAPARLSQDLFGERVLWESGRLVEHIAAEVGTVHQVGLTFHFSQTPGRLWGAAPALGQHTDEVLRELGYTEAEVHALRQGRAVA; encoded by the coding sequence GTGCAACCCCTGGACGGTCTTCTGGTGGTTGACATGGGCAAGGCGTTGGCCCCCCGGTATACCGCTCTGCTGCTGGGGGATATGGGGGCGCGGGTGGTGCGCCTGGAGCGGGGGGAGCCACCCCCCGCCGGCCTGTGGCACCCCTTTTTGGCCCGCTTTTTTGACCGGGGGAAGGAGAGCGCCTTGCTAGATGTGCACGCCCCCGCAGGACGGGAGGTGCTGTATGGCGTGCTGGGGCGAGCGGATGTGCTCCTGCACGATCTCTCCCTGGCGGAGGCCGAAGCCCTGGGCATCACGGGACCGGCTCTGACCCAGCGCTTTCCGTATCTGGTCGCCTGTCGCATGCCCCCCTTTCCCTGGGGATGGCCCCAGGCCTCCCAGCCTGCCGACGATGCCATCGTTTCCGCCTGGACAGGCATCTATGGCGACCAGGGCGGGGTGGAGAGTCCCCCCGTTTGTGTCTTTCTCCCTCTGCCCAGTTACGGGGCGGCGCTCCAGGCCGCTATCGCCGTTACCGCCGCTCTTTTGGTGCGCCAGCGGTGTGGGCGGGGGCAGGAGGTGGAGGTCTCCCTCGTGGATGGCGCCCTGGCGTTGCAAACGGGCACCATCGTGGCGGGGCCACGCATCCGCCCCCTGGCGGGAGGCAAGCGCTCCCCCCAGGGCATCAACCCCATCTACCGCCTCTACGCGGGGAGCGATGGGGAGTGGTTCTTCCTGGCCTGCGGTAACACCACCTTCTGGAACAAGTTGTGCATCGCTTTGGAGCGGATGGATTGGGCGGCGAATCCCGCCCTGGCCCACGCCCCGTGGGGCTTGCCCCCCGACGCCTATGAACCCCTCACCATTGCCCTGACGGACATCTTCCGCCAGAAGCCCCGTGCCTTTTGGTTGGACCTGTTGCGGCGGCATGACATCCCCTGTGCCCCGGCCCTGACCCGAGAGGAGTTCCTGGAGCACCCACAGGTGGCCCACAACGGCATCCTGCTCGCGGTGGAGGACCCCCTGCTGGGGGCCACGCGCCAGATGGGGGTGCCGGTGGCCCTGTCCCATACGCCGGGGCGGGTGCGGGGGCCAGCCCCCCTGCCCGGCCAGCACACCGCCCAGGTGCGGGCCGAGGCGCACCTGCCTCCCCAGCCTGTGCCCCCTGCCCGTCCCTTCCCCTCTGCGCCCCTGGAGGGCATTCGTGTGGTGGATCTGGCCATGTATATCGCTGGGGCCTACTGTTCCGCTTTGCTGGCTGATCTGGGGGCGGAGGTGGTGAAGGTGGAGCCCCCCACAGGCGACCCCTTCCGCCCCAATGCGGGGGCCTTCCAGGGGTGGAACCGGGGCAAGCGAGGGATGGTGGTGGATTTGACCCGTCCCCAGGGGCGGGAGGTGCTGGCCCGTCTGGTGGGGCGGGCGGATGTGGTGGTGCAGAACTACCGCCCCGGCGTAGCGGAGCGCCTGGGGGCCGACGAAGCCTCCCTGCGCCGCATCAACCCGCGCATCATCTACTGCACCGTCACGGGGTATGGCCCCCACGGCCCCTTTAGCGACCGCCCTGCCTTTGACCCCCTTCTGCAAGCCCAAAGCGGGGCCATGCGCGCCCAGGGGCATCCTCCCGTGTTCCTGCGGGTCGCCATCACCGACTACGCCGCCGCCATGCTGGGGGCGTGGGGGGTAGTGCTGGCCCTGTGGCACCGCGCCCGCACGGGCCAGGCCCAGAGGGTGGACTCCTGCCTCCTCAATGCAGCCTTCGCCATCCAGGCGGGGGAGTTCTTCTTTGCCCCAGCCAAGCCCCGCCCCACGCCGATAGACCAGGTGGGCACAGGGCCGGGCTATCGCCTGTACCAGGCTAGGGATGGATGGCTGTTCGTCGCCTGCACCGAGGCGGCCCAGTGGCGTGCTCTGTGGCGCACGCTAGGGATGGAGCCTCCGCCCCCTGCCGAAGGGGATACCCCCGAGGGGCGGCGCCTGTGCACCCTGCTGGAGGAGCGCTTCCGCCAGGGGGAGGTGGCCCAGTGGCTCTCCCTTCTGACCCAGGCAGGCGTGCCCTGTGCCCCGGCGCGCCTGTCGCAGGACCTCTTTGGCGAGCGGGTGCTGTGGGAGTCGGGGCGTCTGGTGGAGCACATTGCAGCCGAGGTGGGGACGGTGCATCAGGTGGGGTTGACCTTCCACTTCTCCCAGACGCCGGGGCGCTTGTGGGGCGCGGCGCCCGCCCTGGGCCAGCACACCGACGAAGTGCTCAGGGAACTGGGCTATACCGAGGCGGAGGTTCACGCTCTGCGTCAGGGGCGGGCTGTGGCATAA
- the npdG gene encoding NADPH-dependent F420 reductase: MRIGILGGTGPEGKGLAVRWALAGEEVLIGSRDATRAHQAVQEVLALCPGGKVHGMLNSAVAQQAEVVVVAVPYEGQKETLTALRPSLAGKILVDVVAPLTFIRGRARAVLVPEGSAAQQAQAVVPEARVVAAFHTISAHDLLHPPAPIPCDVLVCADDAEAKRTVMALAERIPGVRAVDANGLECARYVEEMVALLLNINRIYKGSRSMVRIVGLVGAPPPQG, from the coding sequence ATGCGTATCGGCATTCTGGGAGGCACCGGCCCCGAGGGGAAAGGCCTGGCGGTGCGCTGGGCCCTGGCGGGAGAGGAGGTGCTCATCGGCTCGCGGGATGCCACCCGCGCCCACCAGGCTGTGCAGGAGGTGTTGGCCCTCTGCCCAGGGGGCAAAGTCCACGGGATGCTCAACAGCGCCGTGGCCCAACAGGCGGAGGTGGTGGTGGTGGCCGTCCCCTACGAGGGGCAGAAGGAGACGCTGACAGCCCTACGCCCCTCTTTAGCGGGCAAGATCCTGGTGGATGTGGTGGCCCCGTTGACCTTCATACGGGGGCGGGCGCGGGCGGTGCTGGTGCCCGAGGGGTCAGCGGCCCAGCAGGCCCAGGCGGTGGTGCCCGAGGCGCGGGTGGTGGCGGCCTTCCACACCATTAGCGCCCACGACCTTCTCCACCCCCCTGCGCCCATCCCCTGCGATGTGCTGGTATGCGCCGACGACGCCGAAGCCAAGCGCACCGTTATGGCTCTGGCGGAGCGCATCCCCGGTGTGCGGGCGGTAGACGCCAACGGCCTGGAATGTGCCCGCTATGTGGAGGAGATGGTGGCCCTGCTCCTGAACATCAACCG